The following coding sequences are from one Candidatus Syntrophosphaera sp. window:
- a CDS encoding TonB-dependent receptor has protein sequence MINIKIPRPASRRAIFLILVCLAWTLALTAQPQILPPVEIGSDTVVKAPLLKKALLFPTEVPSDSLAPLVPRVLEVKHEPPALMQGLIRPLYLNLGMNSSFGAGLHASYYPTLRFMPLLSLDANLGVPDSNRFLTRTDGHLQTRFGPKFSLDHGLVFQNSRGDDFSSSLFGYFLHNELRELKLGPLEFSGFKTRLSLENLDQSATAVSDVKFIPGFEHSHSLSWKKHNLRNGFWLQDDSHALSIQYKVPFISSATPELDLGLMTDFHRLLPAVDIHKRIVLKPNLYLELSNQAKLRGHSYSQLGEIHPWTLLPEGEQFTLVPLDLSLKAYQLFRQEGFLSMLSFSHNASFAYNEPLLGTLENGNQTILSHQKLLANHSALDLRLNLFGLKLNQSLNLDLEHLPGSDWQRRPYSPMFRAVTSTSFAFGDTEISASFDQAYAQEDELGKQLPEILDLSLSLLYPLSRDLRLKASLANIFNTPYRNYGDLPQAGRTLFVSVSYLPLR, from the coding sequence GTGATCAACATCAAAATTCCCCGTCCCGCATCCCGCCGCGCTATTTTCCTGATCCTTGTCTGCCTGGCTTGGACTCTTGCTCTGACAGCCCAACCTCAGATCCTCCCTCCCGTGGAGATTGGCTCGGACACTGTCGTCAAGGCCCCCCTGCTCAAAAAGGCCCTCCTCTTCCCCACCGAAGTTCCGTCTGATTCTTTGGCCCCGCTGGTCCCTCGGGTTTTGGAGGTCAAGCATGAGCCCCCGGCCCTGATGCAAGGCCTCATCCGCCCCCTGTATCTGAATCTGGGCATGAATTCATCTTTCGGAGCGGGCCTGCACGCCTCCTACTATCCCACCCTGCGTTTCATGCCCTTGTTGTCGCTCGACGCCAACCTCGGAGTTCCCGATTCCAACCGTTTTTTGACCCGCACCGATGGCCATCTCCAAACCCGTTTCGGACCTAAGTTTTCCCTCGACCACGGTCTGGTTTTCCAGAATTCCCGCGGCGACGATTTTTCCTCTTCCCTCTTCGGGTACTTCTTGCACAATGAACTGAGGGAACTCAAGCTCGGACCTCTCGAATTCTCAGGTTTCAAAACCCGCTTAAGCCTGGAAAACCTGGACCAATCCGCGACTGCTGTGTCTGATGTGAAGTTTATCCCCGGATTTGAGCATTCCCACTCCCTCTCCTGGAAAAAGCACAACCTGCGCAACGGTTTTTGGCTGCAGGATGACAGCCATGCCCTGTCCATCCAGTACAAGGTCCCCTTCATAAGTTCGGCAACTCCAGAGCTGGACCTTGGTCTGATGACGGATTTTCATCGCCTGTTGCCTGCTGTGGACATCCACAAAAGGATCGTGCTGAAGCCCAATCTATACCTGGAATTGAGCAACCAGGCAAAATTGCGCGGCCACAGTTATTCCCAACTGGGCGAAATCCATCCCTGGACGCTGCTTCCGGAAGGAGAACAGTTCACTCTGGTGCCTCTGGATCTGTCACTTAAAGCCTACCAGTTGTTCCGGCAAGAGGGATTTCTCAGCATGCTTTCCTTCTCCCACAATGCAAGCTTCGCCTACAACGAGCCCTTGCTGGGCACTCTGGAGAATGGAAATCAGACCATCCTGAGCCATCAAAAGCTGCTCGCCAATCACAGCGCCCTCGATCTGCGCCTGAATCTATTCGGATTGAAATTGAACCAATCACTGAACCTCGATCTGGAACACCTTCCCGGCTCGGATTGGCAGCGCCGCCCCTATTCACCGATGTTCAGGGCGGTCACCTCAACCAGTTTCGCTTTCGGCGACACGGAGATCTCAGCCAGCTTCGATCAGGCTTATGCTCAGGAAGACGAATTGGGCAAGCAGTTGCCCGAGATCCTGGATCTCAGCCTCTCACTACTATATCCCCTCAGCCGGGACCTGCGCCTCAAAGCTTCATTGGCCAACATTTTCAACACTCCCTATCGCAACTACGGCGACCTCCCCCAAGCGGGCAGGACTCTGTTTGTCTCGGTTTCCTACCTGCCCTTGCGCTGA
- a CDS encoding NAD+ synthase yields MRNLDMSLELERILSFIRDYTHDAGFSKVVLGLSGGVDSAVCAALAVKALGRENVTAVTMPYKTSHPDSHGDAIVLINQLGCQYAYVDISPMADAYFEQSESNLSPLRKGNWLARMRMCVLYDISAATHALVVGTSNRTELMVGYFTQYGDSACAFEPIGHLYKTEVWQLARMLEIPARIVNKIPTADLWAGQTDEAELGMPYQELDEIVYALTDLDINIQATENLDFPLEQYLKVDKMIQRSAFKRQMPPVLE; encoded by the coding sequence TTGCGCAACTTGGATATGAGCCTGGAACTGGAGCGAATCCTTTCCTTTATCCGGGATTACACGCATGACGCGGGATTTTCCAAGGTCGTGCTCGGCCTTTCGGGCGGCGTGGATTCCGCTGTGTGCGCGGCTTTGGCCGTAAAAGCCCTGGGCAGGGAAAACGTCACCGCTGTCACCATGCCCTATAAAACGAGCCATCCCGACTCGCATGGTGACGCGATTGTGCTGATCAACCAGCTTGGCTGCCAGTACGCGTATGTGGATATCTCGCCCATGGCCGACGCCTATTTTGAACAGTCTGAATCCAACCTTTCCCCGCTACGCAAGGGAAACTGGCTGGCCCGCATGCGGATGTGCGTGCTGTATGACATATCCGCGGCAACCCACGCTCTGGTTGTGGGAACCAGCAACCGCACCGAACTTATGGTGGGCTATTTCACCCAATATGGCGATTCCGCCTGCGCTTTCGAACCGATCGGGCACCTCTACAAGACTGAGGTCTGGCAATTGGCAAGGATGCTGGAAATTCCTGCCAGGATCGTCAACAAGATCCCCACGGCCGATCTCTGGGCTGGCCAGACCGACGAAGCGGAGCTGGGAATGCCCTATCAGGAACTGGATGAGATCGTCTATGCCCTCACGGATCTGGACATCAACATCCAAGCTACGGAAAACCTTGATTTTCCTCTGGAGCAATACCTGAAAGTAGATAAGATGATCCAGAGGTCCGCTTTCAAGCGTCAGATGCCCCCGGTCCTGGAGTGA
- the ribD gene encoding bifunctional diaminohydroxyphosphoribosylaminopyrimidine deaminase/5-amino-6-(5-phosphoribosylamino)uracil reductase RibD — protein MNQRGKILNATQRTDAKYMKLALKAAENARGICSPNPFVGAVVVKDGKVMAEGWTQKCGGDHAEVQALAKAGKQARGADLYVTLEPCSHFGKTPPCTEAIISAGIKRVVFGLLDPNPLVNGKGMLRLQEVGVEAVPGIMKPEISRQLEYYLCRMQKHRPFVIWKTALSLDGKYAAQDGSSRWISSEKSRALVHQLRSEVDVVLTGIGTVLADDPQLNVRLRNPLKQPLRAVLDPKLQLSLDSRVVAGQGSNPTLVFCARGRDRSPKAEILMQQGVSIHPVTASGNNLNLREILGILHQQGHYAILLECGSKLASAFFSARLVDKCHIFYGAKILGGKKAALLEFDIPTISSALALEDVSCEALGNDLLVRAYPVF, from the coding sequence ATGAACCAGCGAGGAAAAATCTTGAACGCTACCCAAAGAACTGACGCCAAGTACATGAAACTGGCCCTCAAGGCGGCCGAAAACGCTCGCGGCATCTGCTCTCCCAACCCATTTGTGGGAGCGGTTGTTGTCAAGGACGGCAAAGTTATGGCTGAGGGCTGGACGCAAAAATGCGGCGGCGACCACGCTGAGGTCCAGGCCCTCGCCAAAGCGGGAAAACAAGCCCGCGGAGCCGATCTTTACGTGACCCTGGAACCCTGCTCCCACTTCGGAAAAACCCCTCCCTGCACCGAGGCGATCATCTCCGCTGGGATAAAAAGGGTGGTTTTTGGCCTGCTTGACCCCAATCCACTGGTGAACGGAAAAGGCATGCTCCGGCTCCAGGAAGTTGGCGTCGAGGCCGTTCCGGGGATTATGAAACCTGAGATCTCGCGCCAGCTTGAGTATTACCTCTGCCGAATGCAAAAGCACCGTCCCTTCGTGATCTGGAAAACCGCGCTGTCCCTGGATGGCAAATATGCCGCCCAAGATGGTTCCTCGCGCTGGATCAGCAGCGAAAAGTCCCGCGCTTTGGTGCACCAGCTACGTTCGGAAGTGGATGTCGTGCTCACAGGAATTGGCACCGTTCTGGCCGACGATCCCCAGCTGAACGTGCGCCTGCGCAATCCTCTCAAACAGCCGCTGCGCGCCGTTCTGGACCCAAAACTGCAGCTATCCCTCGATTCGCGCGTGGTCGCGGGACAGGGCAGCAATCCCACCCTGGTCTTCTGTGCCCGGGGCCGGGACAGATCGCCCAAGGCGGAGATCCTGATGCAGCAAGGTGTTTCCATCCATCCCGTGACCGCGTCCGGCAATAATCTGAACCTGCGGGAGATCCTGGGTATCCTGCATCAGCAGGGACATTACGCCATCCTCCTGGAATGCGGCAGCAAACTTGCTTCAGCCTTCTTTTCCGCCCGTTTGGTGGATAAATGCCACATCTTTTATGGGGCCAAGATCCTGGGCGGGAAAAAAGCCGCGCTGTTAGAGTTTGACATTCCCACGATCTCATCCGCTCTGGCCCTGGAAGATGTTTCCTGCGAGGCTTTAGGCAATGATCTACTGGTCCGGGCCTATCCGGTTTTTTGA
- a CDS encoding cupin domain-containing protein, with protein MKIIHFDQAKLEPVNAEGAAGTKIRWLVAQKDGAPNFALRMFEVEPQGHTPFHIHDWEHEVYVLEGTGVLQTERGDLPFAAHDAIYVDPGLKHAFKNTGTGIMKFLCIIPHEQPQPKKTVNPFAEETANNC; from the coding sequence ATGAAGATCATCCACTTTGACCAGGCCAAACTCGAGCCTGTGAACGCGGAAGGCGCGGCCGGTACCAAAATCCGCTGGCTCGTTGCCCAAAAGGACGGGGCGCCGAATTTCGCCCTGCGCATGTTTGAGGTCGAGCCTCAGGGCCACACGCCTTTCCACATCCACGATTGGGAACACGAGGTCTATGTTCTGGAAGGAACCGGCGTCCTGCAGACCGAGCGGGGCGACCTGCCCTTTGCCGCCCATGACGCCATCTATGTGGATCCCGGCTTGAAGCACGCCTTCAAAAACACCGGGACCGGCATCATGAAGTTCCTGTGCATCATTCCGCACGAGCAGCCCCAGCCGAAAAAAACCGTCAATCCCTTCGCGGAAGAGACCGCGAACAACTGTTAG
- a CDS encoding M42 family metallopeptidase — protein sequence MPNAKNLKFLKDLVSAPSPSGFEAPAQKVVREYLKPYADKISSDANGNLIALKKGSGKTRVMVVGHADEIGLIINHIDEQGYIYVKSLGGFDVNLLPGLRMDIYHAGKIVRGIIGKKPIHMMRGSDETPKLKMEDLWIDIGASNKDEALKKVAVGDVITYSSVFEQLSDDLIVSKATDNKVGVYVAAAVLRELAKKPINANYYAVSSVGEETTMRGARTSAWQIEPDIAIAVDVTFTSDIPGADKRLFGDVALAKGPTLSIGAAMHPAIHARLLELARKHKIPYQVEIAPGRTGTDADAIHDLRGGAAMAVVGIPNRYMHSPNEVISLKDLDAAVRLITEFVLSLDDKLDLTR from the coding sequence ATGCCAAACGCCAAGAACCTGAAATTCCTGAAAGATCTGGTCTCAGCCCCCAGTCCGTCCGGTTTTGAAGCTCCCGCCCAAAAGGTCGTGCGCGAATACCTGAAACCCTACGCCGATAAGATCAGCAGCGATGCCAACGGCAACCTGATCGCCCTCAAAAAAGGCAGCGGCAAGACCAGGGTGATGGTGGTTGGCCATGCGGATGAAATCGGCCTCATTATCAACCACATTGACGAACAGGGCTACATCTACGTGAAATCCCTGGGCGGCTTCGACGTCAATTTGCTGCCCGGTTTGCGGATGGATATCTACCACGCTGGCAAGATCGTGCGCGGGATCATCGGCAAAAAACCGATCCACATGATGCGCGGCAGCGACGAAACGCCCAAACTCAAAATGGAGGACCTCTGGATCGACATTGGCGCTTCCAACAAGGATGAGGCACTGAAAAAAGTAGCCGTCGGCGACGTCATCACCTACAGTAGCGTGTTTGAGCAGCTCTCGGATGACCTGATCGTTTCCAAGGCCACCGACAACAAGGTGGGGGTCTATGTGGCTGCCGCCGTGCTGCGGGAATTGGCCAAAAAGCCGATCAATGCCAATTACTACGCCGTTTCCTCCGTGGGCGAGGAAACCACCATGCGCGGCGCCAGGACCAGTGCCTGGCAGATCGAGCCGGATATCGCCATCGCGGTCGACGTGACCTTCACTTCAGACATCCCCGGAGCCGACAAACGCTTGTTTGGCGACGTTGCGCTGGCCAAGGGCCCAACCCTCAGCATCGGCGCGGCCATGCATCCCGCCATCCATGCCAGGCTGCTTGAACTGGCCAGAAAACACAAGATCCCCTATCAGGTGGAGATCGCTCCAGGCCGCACTGGCACTGATGCCGACGCCATCCACGACCTGCGCGGCGGAGCAGCCATGGCCGTGGTCGGCATCCCCAACCGCTACATGCATTCGCCCAACGAAGTGATCTCGCTCAAGGATCTGGACGCCGCCGTCAGGCTGATAACCGAGTTTGTCCTCTCCCTGGACGACAAGCTCGATCTGACGCGATAG